One Candidatus Delongbacteria bacterium genomic window carries:
- a CDS encoding FliI/YscN family ATPase, with protein MNAATSTRLLSRATLRAPWPVHGIVDRVTGILVESRGPAGSLGDSCRIECSRAGRQDMQAEIVGFRGATTLLMPLGELTGITPGDRVRLSPQSPTVPCGDGLRGRVIDELGRPIDGLGPLLVNGQAPLHREPPSPLARPRIRERLTTGVRAIDGLLTCGRGQRVGIFAGSGVGKSTLLGMIARNTNADLSVIALVGERGREVREFIEEELGPEGLARSVVIAVTSDRSPLQKKRAALLATAVAESFRDRGLDVLLMMDSLTRVAMAQREIGLSAGEPPTSKGYTPSVFTLLPTLLERAGTSDAGSITAFYTVLVDGDDLMDPIADAARSILDGHIVLSRKLADRGRYPAIDCLASISRLMSVLASHTQKQLARKLLKDLAVHEDALDLVQVGAYQKGSSAEIDGALARMPRIEAFLAQAVADGCGFETTLEQLEAALA; from the coding sequence ATGAACGCCGCCACCAGCACACGTCTGCTGAGCCGCGCGACCCTGCGGGCACCCTGGCCCGTGCATGGCATCGTCGACCGCGTCACGGGCATCCTGGTGGAGAGCCGCGGTCCTGCCGGGTCGCTGGGAGATTCCTGCCGCATCGAATGCTCGCGCGCGGGACGCCAGGACATGCAGGCCGAGATCGTGGGCTTTCGAGGGGCCACCACTCTGCTGATGCCGCTGGGCGAACTGACGGGCATCACCCCGGGGGACCGGGTGCGCCTGAGTCCCCAGAGTCCGACCGTGCCCTGTGGCGACGGATTGCGGGGCCGCGTGATCGACGAGCTGGGCCGTCCCATCGACGGGCTGGGGCCGCTGCTGGTCAATGGCCAGGCCCCCCTGCATCGGGAACCGCCCTCGCCGCTGGCCCGGCCCCGGATCCGCGAACGCCTGACCACGGGTGTGCGGGCCATCGACGGCCTGCTGACCTGCGGACGCGGGCAGCGCGTGGGCATCTTCGCTGGCTCGGGTGTGGGCAAGTCCACCCTGCTGGGCATGATCGCGCGCAACACGAACGCCGACCTGAGCGTGATCGCCCTGGTGGGCGAGCGCGGGCGCGAGGTGCGGGAGTTCATTGAGGAAGAACTGGGTCCCGAGGGCCTGGCGCGCTCGGTGGTGATTGCGGTCACCAGCGACCGCTCGCCCCTCCAGAAGAAGCGGGCGGCCCTGCTGGCCACCGCGGTGGCCGAGAGTTTCCGCGACCGGGGTCTGGACGTGCTGCTGATGATGGACAGCCTGACCCGGGTGGCCATGGCCCAGCGCGAGATCGGCCTCTCGGCGGGCGAACCCCCCACCAGCAAGGGGTATACACCCTCGGTATTCACTCTCCTGCCAACCCTGCTGGAACGGGCGGGCACCTCCGATGCGGGCAGCATCACGGCCTTCTACACGGTGCTCGTGGATGGCGATGACCTGATGGATCCGATTGCCGATGCCGCACGCAGCATTCTCGACGGGCACATCGTGCTCTCGCGCAAGCTGGCCGACCGCGGCCGCTATCCGGCAATCGATTGTCTGGCCAGCATCAGCCGCCTGATGAGTGTGCTGGCCTCACACACGCAGAAGCAACTGGCGCGCAAGCTGCTGAAGGATCTGGCCGTACACGAGGATGCCCTCGATCTGGTGCAGGTGGGCGCCTACCAGAAAGGCAGCAGCGCCGAGATCGATGGCGCGCTGGCCCGCATGCCCCGCATCGAGGCCTTTCTGGCCCAGGCCGTCGCCGACGGTTGTGGGTTCGAGACGACGCTCGAGCAACTGGAAGCGGCCCTGGCATGA
- the fliG gene encoding flagellar motor switch protein FliG translates to MTIERNVQEEYESLTSLQRVAAFMITVGTEAASEILKFLDNSDVEAIVSQIIQLSNVRVEVLNSSLLDFHDMVMATDFISEGGISYAQSVLQEALGETRAIEVIKRVKASLQIKGFNVLKDVDPSQLLSFLQREHPQTIALVMTQLAPTQAADILSNLPAEVQQEVVLRFARMERVSPDTIQSVERVLERNIDFSKAASKLGGVKAAAEILNYSGNTVEKTVLAGLSQVDPSLSSEIKNLMFTFEDLISLDDRSIQKLLKEVDNKDLTMALKACSNELGNKLLSNISSRAAEMIREELEYMPPVRLREVEEVQQRIIEVVRRMEEEGQLTLGDSGGSDMMV, encoded by the coding sequence ATGACGATTGAACGCAATGTCCAGGAAGAGTACGAGTCGCTGACCTCCCTGCAGCGGGTGGCCGCCTTCATGATCACCGTCGGCACCGAGGCGGCGAGTGAGATCCTGAAGTTTCTCGACAATTCCGACGTGGAGGCCATCGTCTCCCAGATCATCCAGCTCAGCAACGTGCGCGTGGAAGTGCTCAATTCATCGCTGCTGGACTTTCACGACATGGTCATGGCCACCGATTTCATTTCCGAAGGTGGCATCAGCTACGCCCAGTCGGTCCTGCAGGAGGCCCTGGGCGAAACCCGCGCGATCGAAGTCATCAAGCGTGTCAAGGCCAGCCTGCAGATCAAGGGGTTCAATGTCTTGAAGGATGTGGATCCGTCCCAGCTGCTCAGTTTCCTGCAGCGCGAACACCCCCAGACCATCGCCCTGGTGATGACCCAGCTGGCCCCCACCCAGGCGGCGGACATTCTCAGCAACCTGCCGGCCGAGGTGCAGCAGGAAGTGGTGCTGCGTTTCGCCCGCATGGAGCGCGTCAGCCCCGACACCATCCAGAGCGTCGAGCGCGTGCTGGAACGCAACATCGACTTCAGCAAGGCCGCCAGCAAGCTGGGTGGTGTCAAGGCCGCCGCCGAGATTCTGAACTACTCGGGCAACACGGTGGAAAAGACCGTGCTGGCCGGCCTGTCGCAGGTGGACCCGAGCCTCTCCAGCGAGATCAAGAACCTGATGTTCACCTTCGAGGACCTGATCAGCCTGGACGACCGCAGCATCCAGAAGCTGCTCAAGGAAGTGGACAACAAGGATCTGACCATGGCCCTCAAGGCCTGCTCGAACGAACTGGGCAACAAGCTGCTCAGCAACATCTCGAGCCGTGCGGCGGAAATGATCCGCGAAGAACTGGAATACATGCCGCCGGTGCGCCTGCGGGAGGTGGAGGAAGTGCAGCAGCGCATCATCGAGGTGGTGAGGCGCATGGAAGAAGAAGGTCAGCTGACACTGGGCGACTCCGGTGGCAGCGACATGATGGTCTGA
- the fliF gene encoding flagellar M-ring protein FliF translates to MPEWFNQTFGPLIEYARRVGRRQLLLVGGGGLLALLLAGGLLHWATRPDWAVLYSGLSEVESARVIDELEAQTVPNRLTKGGTAIEVHRADLYRVRVKLAAKGGPVARTPGYDLLDKQRLGISDREMAMMEKRALEGELARTISELDWVTRATVHVVTPKPSLFSDEEIPVTASVTVITDPNRNVPRAEVEGVVALVASSVEGLHPGRVTVVDGAGRLLTEASTESEGAFGETNKQLELTRRKDNYLSKAAQDLLDQVLGKGHSVVRVSSELDFTVLEKTSRTFDPQNQVVRSQERQEESSSAQDTSQTAQENSVTNYEVNEILEHLKGEYGAIRRLSISLVVDGNYVPGGEGETTYVPRTPEEMQKLEQIVKTAVGFDDRRGDQIVAQNIAFDSTQEETENTLLRQLKTQDVWLDILRKVLFLAGILIFLSVLRSTLARINHTISQAFDEKRSLIMTEEGLEEPEAEVDDSTLLMDAEAGRSPEQRKRLKLHAKVVGYCKNHPEEAAKLVKAWLGN, encoded by the coding sequence ATGCCCGAGTGGTTCAACCAGACCTTCGGTCCCCTCATCGAGTACGCGCGTCGCGTGGGGCGCCGCCAGCTGCTGCTGGTCGGCGGAGGCGGACTGCTGGCCCTGCTGCTGGCGGGTGGCCTGCTGCACTGGGCCACCCGGCCCGACTGGGCCGTGCTCTATTCCGGTCTCAGCGAGGTCGAGTCGGCCCGCGTGATCGACGAGCTCGAGGCCCAGACCGTGCCCAACCGCCTGACCAAGGGTGGCACGGCCATCGAGGTCCATCGGGCGGATCTCTACCGTGTGCGGGTCAAGCTGGCCGCCAAGGGCGGACCGGTGGCACGCACTCCCGGTTACGATCTGCTGGACAAGCAGCGTCTGGGCATCAGCGACCGGGAAATGGCGATGATGGAGAAACGCGCTCTCGAAGGAGAGCTGGCGCGCACGATCTCCGAGCTGGACTGGGTCACTCGGGCCACCGTGCACGTGGTCACTCCCAAGCCCAGCCTGTTCAGCGACGAGGAGATTCCCGTGACCGCCAGTGTCACGGTGATCACCGACCCCAATCGCAACGTGCCCCGTGCCGAAGTGGAAGGCGTGGTGGCCCTGGTCGCCTCCAGCGTCGAAGGCCTGCACCCCGGTCGGGTCACGGTCGTGGATGGCGCGGGTCGCCTGCTCACCGAGGCCAGCACCGAGTCGGAAGGAGCCTTCGGCGAAACCAACAAGCAGCTCGAGCTGACCCGGCGCAAGGACAATTACCTCTCCAAGGCCGCCCAGGACCTGCTGGATCAGGTGCTGGGCAAGGGGCATTCGGTGGTGCGCGTGTCCTCCGAGCTGGACTTCACCGTGCTGGAAAAGACCAGTCGCACCTTCGATCCCCAGAATCAGGTGGTGCGCAGCCAGGAGCGCCAGGAAGAGTCCTCGAGCGCCCAGGACACCTCGCAGACGGCCCAGGAGAATTCGGTGACCAACTACGAGGTCAACGAGATTCTCGAACACCTCAAGGGCGAGTACGGGGCCATCCGCCGGCTGAGCATCTCGCTGGTCGTGGACGGCAACTACGTGCCCGGTGGCGAGGGCGAAACCACCTATGTGCCCCGCACGCCCGAGGAAATGCAGAAGCTGGAACAGATCGTCAAGACCGCCGTGGGCTTTGACGATCGGCGTGGTGACCAGATCGTGGCGCAGAACATCGCCTTCGACTCGACCCAGGAAGAAACCGAGAACACGTTGCTGCGGCAGCTGAAGACCCAGGATGTCTGGCTGGACATTCTGCGCAAGGTGCTCTTCCTGGCGGGCATCCTGATTTTCCTGAGCGTCCTGCGCAGCACCCTGGCCAGGATCAACCACACCATCAGCCAGGCCTTCGACGAGAAGCGCAGCCTGATCATGACCGAGGAAGGTCTCGAAGAGCCCGAGGCCGAGGTGGACGACAGCACCCTGCTGATGGATGCCGAGGCCGGACGCTCGCCCGAGCAGCGCAAGCGCCTCAAGCTGCATGCCAAGGTCGTGGGCTACTGCAAGAATCACCCTGAAGAAGCGGCCAAACTTGTCAAAGCCTGGTTGGGGAACTGA
- the fliE gene encoding flagellar hook-basal body complex protein FliE yields the protein MAMVSPLERIRASSGGLETQGLPRLRDTGPGNGPSFGDTLKDVVHGVNEQQVSANDMALRFMAGEVEHVHDAMLALQKARTSFSFLVEVRNKLLDGYKEIMRMQI from the coding sequence ATGGCCATGGTATCACCCCTGGAACGGATCCGCGCCAGTTCGGGCGGGCTTGAGACCCAGGGCCTGCCGCGCCTGCGCGATACGGGTCCGGGCAATGGCCCCAGCTTCGGTGACACACTGAAGGATGTGGTGCACGGAGTCAACGAACAGCAGGTGAGCGCCAACGACATGGCCCTGCGGTTCATGGCCGGCGAGGTGGAACACGTGCACGACGCCATGCTGGCCCTGCAGAAGGCGCGCACCAGCTTCAGCTTCCTGGTGGAAGTGCGCAACAAGCTGCTGGACGGGTACAAGGAAATCATGCGGATGCAGATCTAG
- the flgC gene encoding flagellar basal body rod protein FlgC gives MKTSPADPTVFHSLNISRSGLSAQRRRMDAISENLANATTTRGANGGPYQPRIVVMEENPEPIGFPEGVRGRLQATHPGHLSGDRIADSERELRGVSERVEVQNRRPRLEYDPDHPDADENGYVAYPDINVVEEMTNLVLASRAWEANLTAMKAAKDIAAKSLEI, from the coding sequence ATGAAGACCAGCCCGGCCGATCCCACCGTGTTCCACAGCCTGAACATCAGCCGCAGCGGCCTGAGTGCCCAGCGGCGCCGGATGGACGCGATCAGTGAGAACCTGGCCAACGCCACCACCACCCGCGGTGCCAATGGCGGACCCTACCAGCCCAGGATCGTGGTGATGGAAGAGAACCCCGAGCCGATCGGATTTCCCGAGGGAGTGCGCGGCCGTCTGCAGGCGACCCATCCCGGGCATCTGTCGGGCGACCGGATCGCGGATTCCGAGCGCGAGCTGCGCGGTGTGAGCGAACGCGTCGAAGTCCAGAACCGGCGTCCGCGGCTGGAATACGATCCGGATCACCCGGACGCGGACGAGAACGGCTACGTGGCCTATCCGGACATCAACGTGGTGGAGGAGATGACCAACCTGGTGCTCGCGTCGCGGGCCTGGGAAGCCAACCTGACCGCAATGAAGGCCGCCAAGGACATCGCCGCCAAATCCCTGGAGATCTGA
- the flgB gene encoding flagellar basal body rod protein FlgB, translating to MSTTERLLFDRTVIPLAGKGLDAYALRQKAIANNVANAETDGYERRTVSFEDQLKEALGTDSDGLIRTHPDHLPKPGELAEVDAELEIDSAQDYWNGHNNVDIDREMTELSRALLTFNYTTRLVRGSFDTLQLAIRGTR from the coding sequence ATGAGCACCACTGAACGCCTGCTGTTCGACCGTACCGTGATTCCCCTGGCCGGGAAAGGGCTGGATGCCTACGCCCTGCGCCAGAAAGCCATCGCCAACAACGTGGCCAATGCGGAAACCGATGGCTACGAGCGGCGCACCGTCAGCTTCGAGGATCAGCTCAAGGAAGCCCTGGGCACCGATTCGGACGGCCTGATCCGGACCCATCCCGATCACCTGCCCAAGCCCGGTGAACTGGCCGAGGTGGACGCCGAGCTCGAGATCGATTCCGCGCAGGACTACTGGAACGGACACAACAACGTGGACATCGACCGGGAAATGACCGAGCTCTCCCGGGCCCTGCTGACCTTCAACTACACCACGCGGCTGGTGCGGGGGTCCTTCGACACCCTGCAACTGGCCATCCGTGGCACACGTTAG
- a CDS encoding Ig-like domain-containing protein, which produces MRTLLGLLLVLPLVGRAASLTIEDQTFAVPTGTEVLIPILASIPVTDAALALELELALPGNWTALGVDPVSGMLNQQGADLSVSTNGNLLQLAASSSNVLSGTGVLVEVRALISGTGWSSMSNVIINEGGPSVGLDQGYLTHSPPPVLTLQPNVVQNLLIGDTVPYTCVAAVPPLVWSSLNPGVGSVDAGGVFTAGGQGQTRVLLDDGAGSHGQSQLITVYSHGISVVDLTGTAGSDLELQLMLDNPDSRGFNSLQCTVNLGSNRLSLLGVETAGTLCENWAGLQAVQNGNLITVVGADASVLNGEGTLLILRLHSTPGSSLFNAVTLDQASLDENNSVLRSNGTVNLAATGTYTLGPLSPTLKRGESQTVSVTGTPNGAISWSSSDPLVGIVDAGGVFHALSGGQTRISGIDELGQTAETGFWQVVDLDLRLGTSVEVAQGGSALVPLHCDSLVGLSVQSFECALSWTAGVLNITGVVTENSLCENLGDTAFFGDSLSAAFSVSGQIPDTAGLPLIWFVCELDPEAIPGQTLSLQLSEALFDEGYPVVRRSNGSVLVMAGTGVEEPPVTTPGGLELLPNWPNPFNPETRIAFRTAAAGHVSLAVYDLQGRRTVQLLDSAQPAGMHSLVWNGRTAGGAPAASGSYLLLLEHEGRSLSRRITLLR; this is translated from the coding sequence ATGCGAACCCTGCTCGGCCTGCTGCTGGTCCTGCCCCTTGTGGGCAGGGCCGCCAGCCTGACCATAGAAGACCAGACCTTCGCGGTGCCCACCGGCACGGAAGTGCTGATCCCGATTCTCGCCAGCATTCCGGTGACGGACGCCGCTCTGGCGCTGGAACTGGAGCTGGCTCTGCCCGGCAACTGGACCGCCCTGGGTGTCGACCCGGTCAGTGGCATGCTGAACCAGCAAGGCGCGGACCTGAGCGTGTCCACGAATGGCAATCTGCTGCAACTGGCAGCGTCCTCGAGCAACGTGCTCAGCGGAACCGGTGTTCTGGTGGAAGTGCGTGCGCTGATCTCGGGCACTGGCTGGTCCAGCATGTCCAACGTGATCATCAACGAGGGCGGACCCTCGGTCGGACTGGATCAGGGGTACCTGACCCATTCGCCACCCCCGGTGCTGACCCTGCAACCCAACGTAGTGCAGAACCTGCTGATTGGGGACACGGTGCCCTACACCTGCGTGGCCGCCGTGCCACCTCTGGTCTGGAGCAGCCTCAATCCTGGCGTTGGCAGCGTGGATGCCGGCGGGGTGTTCACTGCGGGCGGCCAGGGCCAGACCCGGGTCCTGCTGGATGATGGTGCCGGATCACACGGCCAGAGCCAGCTGATCACGGTCTACAGTCATGGGATCTCGGTGGTCGATCTGACGGGCACCGCGGGCAGCGACCTTGAATTGCAGCTGATGCTCGACAATCCCGACTCCCGCGGTTTCAACAGTCTGCAGTGCACCGTGAATCTGGGCTCGAACCGGCTGAGTCTGCTGGGTGTGGAGACGGCGGGCACCCTCTGCGAGAACTGGGCGGGCCTGCAGGCCGTGCAGAATGGCAACCTGATCACCGTGGTCGGAGCCGATGCCAGCGTGCTCAATGGCGAGGGGACGCTGCTGATTCTGCGACTTCACAGCACCCCGGGCAGCTCGCTCTTCAACGCCGTGACCCTGGACCAGGCCAGCCTGGACGAGAACAACAGCGTGCTGCGCAGCAATGGCACCGTGAATCTGGCGGCCACCGGCACGTACACGCTGGGACCTCTGAGTCCCACCTTGAAGCGCGGAGAATCGCAGACCGTGAGCGTGACGGGTACCCCCAACGGCGCGATCAGCTGGAGCAGCAGCGACCCGCTGGTGGGCATCGTGGATGCCGGTGGTGTGTTTCACGCGCTCAGCGGAGGGCAGACCAGGATCTCCGGCATTGACGAGCTGGGGCAGACCGCCGAGACCGGTTTCTGGCAGGTGGTGGATCTGGATCTCCGGCTGGGCACGTCCGTGGAAGTGGCCCAGGGCGGCAGCGCGCTGGTGCCCCTGCACTGCGACAGCCTGGTGGGCCTGAGCGTGCAGTCCTTCGAGTGCGCCCTGAGCTGGACCGCCGGAGTGCTGAACATCACGGGCGTGGTCACCGAGAACAGTCTCTGCGAGAATCTGGGCGACACGGCCTTCTTCGGGGACTCGCTGAGTGCGGCCTTCTCGGTCTCGGGCCAGATTCCCGACACGGCGGGCCTGCCCCTGATCTGGTTCGTCTGCGAACTGGACCCCGAAGCGATTCCCGGCCAGACCCTGAGTCTGCAACTGAGTGAGGCGCTGTTCGACGAGGGCTATCCCGTGGTGCGCCGCAGCAACGGAAGTGTGCTGGTGATGGCCGGCACGGGTGTGGAGGAGCCCCCGGTCACCACTCCCGGTGGGTTGGAGCTGCTGCCCAACTGGCCCAACCCCTTCAATCCCGAGACCCGGATCGCGTTCCGCACCGCCGCGGCCGGTCATGTGAGTCTGGCCGTGTACGACCTGCAGGGACGCAGGACGGTCCAGTTGCTCGACAGCGCACAGCCAGCTGGCATGCACTCGCTGGTCTGGAACGGACGGACTGCCGGCGGGGCGCCCGCGGCCAGCGGCAGTTACCTGCTGCTTCTGGAGCACGAAGGCCGCAGCCTCTCCCGGAGAATCACCCTGCTTCGCTAG